The Stenotrophomonas rhizophila genome has a window encoding:
- a CDS encoding DUF3772 domain-containing protein gives MAPGAWAQAPDDPAAEAKTQLNQADKELKAIRTALPDAETRETLTPLFERAMAVQRDADDAQAALQPELDQLDTRLTQLGTVPEGTVEAREVAQQRRSLTQQRADIAAAVARAKLLAVDAKQLGADIEKMRVTQLSEDLARKVNSPLSPSLWRKFARDVPADLQELGQIYRQAETTARKAIAQHGWTAPLTGLAVALLLFFPLRLWLRAAGRRYAQSERAPDGRLRRSGLAVWLLVVGTMLPGLACVVFFGALDAIGAIPPRLEKVVFSIQVATYIAAFITALSAALLVPKRPSWRLLNLDDAAAWRLRKYAWGAAALTWISIVLMALNRAARTSAITTVAVDGLIAITYMALIIAILVSLARLHRRQTDEAEAKLEAQAQSDGKAKGPPRRSGWIVVARLAGHIVVAAAVIATLLGYLNLALFVAQQLVWGAVVLLAASLLMKFADDLATWLLCPTSSVGRTVLLTTGLSESRVVQAGVLLSAGLRICVILLAVMALTAPLGNLSALYGGLDTLSKGISLGDNLVLKPSSVLYAVLAFLLVWAVMQAFQRWLTDTYLPKTELDAGARNSISTVTRYLGIIAAVLWSLTALGIGFEKLALVVSALSVGIGFGLQAITQNFVSGLILLAERPVKIGDWVKLGDQEGDIRRINVRSTEIQVGDKSTLIVPNSELITKTIRNMTMGNAQGRIQIQFTVPLSTDVAMVRQTLLDAYTDHVGVLADPAPSVFIDSIANGQVAINSFAYTSGPRAVYGVRSDLYFTMLQKFAAAGIALSSPTDIHLVRDPAPPQAP, from the coding sequence ATGGCCCCCGGGGCCTGGGCGCAGGCGCCTGACGATCCGGCAGCCGAGGCCAAGACCCAGCTCAACCAGGCCGACAAAGAACTCAAGGCGATCCGTACCGCATTGCCGGATGCGGAGACCCGCGAGACGCTCACGCCGTTGTTCGAACGGGCCATGGCCGTGCAGCGCGATGCCGACGATGCGCAGGCCGCCCTGCAGCCGGAGCTGGACCAGCTCGATACCCGCCTGACCCAGTTGGGCACGGTGCCGGAAGGCACCGTGGAAGCGCGCGAAGTGGCCCAGCAGCGCAGGTCGCTGACCCAGCAGCGTGCCGATATCGCCGCTGCCGTTGCGCGGGCCAAGCTGCTCGCGGTGGATGCCAAGCAGCTGGGCGCGGATATCGAGAAAATGCGCGTCACCCAGCTCAGCGAGGACCTGGCCCGCAAGGTCAACTCACCGCTGTCGCCCTCGCTGTGGCGCAAATTCGCCCGTGACGTGCCGGCCGACCTGCAGGAGCTGGGGCAGATTTACCGGCAGGCCGAAACCACGGCGCGCAAGGCGATCGCGCAGCATGGCTGGACCGCGCCGCTGACCGGCCTGGCAGTGGCGCTGCTGCTGTTCTTCCCGCTGCGCCTGTGGCTGCGTGCGGCCGGGCGCCGCTATGCGCAGTCCGAACGGGCCCCGGACGGTCGCCTGCGCCGCTCCGGCCTGGCGGTGTGGCTGCTGGTGGTGGGCACGATGCTGCCCGGCCTGGCCTGCGTGGTGTTCTTCGGCGCGCTGGATGCCATCGGAGCGATTCCACCGCGGCTGGAAAAAGTGGTGTTCAGCATCCAGGTGGCCACCTATATCGCGGCTTTCATCACCGCGCTGAGTGCGGCACTGCTGGTGCCCAAGCGCCCGTCGTGGCGCCTGCTCAACCTGGATGACGCCGCCGCGTGGCGCCTGCGCAAGTACGCGTGGGGCGCTGCCGCGCTGACCTGGATCAGCATTGTGCTGATGGCGCTCAACCGCGCCGCGCGCACCAGTGCAATCACCACGGTGGCGGTGGACGGGCTGATCGCCATCACCTACATGGCGCTCATCATCGCCATCCTGGTCTCGCTGGCGCGCCTGCACCGGCGCCAGACCGACGAGGCGGAGGCAAAACTCGAAGCACAGGCGCAATCGGACGGCAAGGCCAAGGGCCCGCCGCGTCGCAGTGGCTGGATCGTGGTCGCACGGCTGGCCGGGCACATCGTGGTGGCCGCTGCGGTGATCGCCACGCTGCTGGGCTACCTCAACCTGGCGCTGTTCGTGGCCCAGCAGCTGGTCTGGGGCGCGGTGGTGCTGCTGGCGGCGTCACTGCTGATGAAGTTCGCCGACGACCTGGCCACGTGGCTGCTGTGCCCGACCAGCAGCGTCGGCCGCACCGTGCTGCTGACCACCGGGCTGAGCGAATCGCGGGTGGTGCAGGCCGGTGTGCTGCTCTCGGCCGGGCTGCGCATCTGCGTGATCCTGCTTGCGGTGATGGCACTGACCGCGCCACTGGGCAATCTCAGCGCGCTGTATGGCGGACTGGACACCTTGTCCAAGGGCATCAGCCTGGGCGACAACCTGGTGCTCAAGCCCAGCAGCGTGCTGTACGCGGTGCTGGCCTTCCTGCTGGTGTGGGCGGTGATGCAGGCGTTCCAGCGCTGGCTCACCGACACCTACCTGCCCAAGACCGAGCTGGATGCGGGCGCCCGCAATTCGATCAGCACCGTGACCCGCTACCTGGGCATCATCGCAGCGGTGCTGTGGAGCCTGACCGCACTCGGCATCGGCTTCGAAAAACTGGCGCTGGTGGTGAGCGCGCTGTCGGTGGGTATTGGTTTCGGCCTGCAGGCGATCACCCAGAACTTCGTCTCCGGGCTGATCCTGCTGGCCGAACGACCGGTGAAGATCGGTGACTGGGTGAAGCTCGGCGACCAGGAAGGCGACATCAGGCGCATCAACGTGCGTTCCACCGAGATCCAGGTGGGCGACAAATCCACGCTGATCGTGCCCAACTCCGAACTGATCACCAAGACCATCCGCAACATGACGATGGGCAATGCGCAGGGGCGCATCCAGATCCAGTTCACCGTGCCGCTCAGTACCGATGTGGCGATGGTGCGGCAGACCCTGCTGGATGCATACACCGACCATGTGGGCGTGCTGGCCGACCCGGCGCCGTCGGTGTTCATCGATTCCATCGCCAACGGCCAGGTGGCGATCAACAGCTTCGCCTATACCTCCGGCCCGCGCGCGGTGTATGGCGTACGCAGCGACCTGTACTTCACGATGCTGCAGAAGTTTGCCGCCGCCGGTATCGCGCTGTCGTCGCCGACCGACATCCACCTGGTGCGCGATCCGGCCCCGCCCCAGGCGCCGTGA
- a CDS encoding lipocalin family protein, which yields MTSHPDLKTVADLKLPRYLGTWYEIARLPMSHEPVDCTDVTANYTLIDDGHVAVVNKCRVDGEIEEAHGEACPVDKDPARLQVTFLPKGLRWLPFTKGDYWIIQVAPDYSVALVGSPDRKYLWLLAREPHLDATTQEHYLAQARQQGFDLTPLIHTPQTGRPTA from the coding sequence ATGACCAGCCACCCCGACCTGAAGACCGTTGCCGACCTCAAGCTGCCGCGCTACCTGGGCACCTGGTACGAAATCGCCCGCCTGCCCATGAGCCACGAGCCGGTCGACTGTACCGATGTAACGGCGAACTACACCCTCATCGACGATGGCCACGTCGCCGTGGTCAACAAATGCCGCGTGGACGGTGAGATCGAAGAAGCCCACGGCGAGGCCTGCCCGGTAGACAAGGATCCCGCCCGGCTGCAGGTCACCTTCCTGCCCAAGGGGCTGCGCTGGCTTCCGTTCACCAAGGGCGACTACTGGATCATCCAGGTCGCCCCGGACTACAGCGTGGCGCTGGTCGGCAGCCCGGACCGCAAGTACCTGTGGCTGCTGGCGCGCGAGCCGCACCTGGATGCCACCACCCAGGAGCATTACCTGGCGCAGGCGCGCCAGCAGGGCTTCGACCTGACCCCGCTGATCCACACCCCGCAGACCGGCCGCCCGACCGCCTGA